CGATGCAGATAAGTTATTGACGGGCATTGATTCCACTTTCAAGGATAACTTTAACAGCCTTGCAACGGAAATGCTGAATAATTATCTGAGAAGAAATGTGAACATCCTTCAGTTTCTGACTTTCTATGATGCTTATAAACAAAATGTTATACAGTTAAATTCAATTCTGTATAATAAAGTCAATGCATTGGAGAATTTGAATTTTTTGACTGGTACTAATTTTTATAACAAACAAAATTAAAAATATAAGTGAATAATGAATAGGTGTAGGCGGGAAATTGGTTTTAATCAGGTTCTTTTCATTTTGTTAATTGTTCCGGCATTTCTTTTGGGATGTAAGGAGAACAAGCAGGAGGAGACAAGGGCTAAGTATGTCATACCCGATTCTCTTTTAAAAACTTTAACCATTGATTCGGTTCAGAACTGTCCATTGGTGAATGTGGTAAAACTTACGGGAATGGTTGATTTCAATCAGGATAAGCAGGCTAATATTTATTCCCTGGTTAGCGGGAATATTCAGGATATAAAAGTCCAGTCAGGTGATTATGTTTGGAGAGGTCAGGTACTGGCAATTGTCAAAAGCAGCGAGATGGCCGGATACAGCTATAATCTTACGGTGGCCGAAGGGAATGTGAAAACTGCAAAGAAACAACTGGAGGCCGCCAACGAACTTTATAAAAGTGGTTTATCTTCAATGATTGAAGTTACCAATGCTCAGGCTAATTACACTCAGGCTGTCTCTCAACTGGAAATGGCCAGGCGTGTGCTTAAGATAAACGGCAGCAGAACCAACGGCGACTATATCGTCAGGTCGCCGATCAGTGGTTTTGTTGTTCAGAAGAATGTTACCAACGGGACTATTGTCAGGGCAGACAATAACGCGAATTTGTTTACAATTGCCGATTTGAGCGATGTGTGGGTTGAGGGAAATGTTTACGAGGCTGATGCTCAGGAAATTCATATCGGTGATCATGCGGAAGTAAAAATATTGTCTGCCCCTGACAAGGTCTTTAATGGGAAAGTGGATAAAATAATGAATGTACTTGATCCGACGAGTAAGGTTATCAAGGTACGCGTGGTGATCAAGAATCCAAATTGTATGCTGAAGCCCCAGATGTATGCCAGCGTGATGGTTGCAAATCCCGAGGGCAGGAGGGCTCTTTGCATCCCGAGCAAGGCTCTTGTTTATGACCGCAGCAGGTATTATGTCCTGGTATATAAGGGCAAAGGGAATGCGGATATTATTCCGGTTGAAGTATTAAATACTCTGGGAGACAGAACCTACATCCGCTCCGGTGTCAAGGAAGGTGACAGGGTGATATCTTCCCTGGCCC
The DNA window shown above is from Bacteroidota bacterium and carries:
- a CDS encoding efflux RND transporter periplasmic adaptor subunit, giving the protein MNRCRREIGFNQVLFILLIVPAFLLGCKENKQEETRAKYVIPDSLLKTLTIDSVQNCPLVNVVKLTGMVDFNQDKQANIYSLVSGNIQDIKVQSGDYVWRGQVLAIVKSSEMAGYSYNLTVAEGNVKTAKKQLEAANELYKSGLSSMIEVTNAQANYTQAVSQLEMARRVLKINGSRTNGDYIVRSPISGFVVQKNVTNGTIVRADNNANLFTIADLSDVWVEGNVYEADAQEIHIGDHAEVKILSAPDKVFNGKVDKIMNVLDPTSKVIKVRVVIKNPNCMLKPQMYASVMVANPEGRRALCIPSKALVYDRSRYYVLVYKGKGNADIIPVEVLNTLGDRTYIRSGVKEGDRVISSLALQIYSELNN